The DNA segment GGGTTCATCGAGTCCCTGCCCAGGGGCTACGACACGCCCCTGGCGGAAACCGGGTCGAGCCTCAGCGGCGGCCAGCGCCAGCGCCTGGCCATCGCCCGCGCCCTCCTCCAGGACCCGCCCATCCTGATCCTCGACGAGGCCACCAGCGCCCTCGACACGGAGAGCGAGCGCGCCGTGCAGGCGGCCCTGGAAACCCTCATGCAGGACCGCACCACCCTCGTCATCGCGCACCGCCTCAGCACCATCCAGCGCGCCACCCGGATCTGCGCCCTCAAGCAGGGCCGCATCGTCGAGCAGGGCACCCACGACGACCTCCTGGCCCGGCAGGGCGAATACGCGCGGCTGCACAAGATGCAGTTCGCGGAAGCCTGATGCTGCGGTCGGACTTCCACTTCGATCTCCCCCCGGATCTCATCGCGCAGCACCCCGCGAAGGACCGCGACGGCGCGCGGCTGCTGGTGGTGGACGCCCCGTCCGGCACCTGGTCGCACCGCGGGATCCGCGACCTTCCAGAGCTCGTGCCCACGGGCAGCCTGTGCATCCCCAACGACGTGCGGGTGCGCCACGCCCGGCTGTTCCTGCGGCGGTCGGGCGGAGGCGCGGGAGAGGCCCTCCTGTTGCGCAGCCTGGGCGAAGGCCGCTTCGAGGCCCTGATCCGCCCCGGCGCTCGGCTGAAACCCGGCGCATCGGCCACGGTGGTGGATCCCGCTTCCGGCGCGGAACTGGCCCGGCTCGACGTCCTGGAGACGCTCCCCGAAGGCCTGCGGAGGGTGCGGGTCCACGCGGATCACGGCCTCGACTGGGACGAGATCGACCGGATCGGCCGGCTGCCCCTGCCGCCCTACATCGAGCACGCGGCGGAAGCCGAGGACGAGACCCGCTACCAGACCGTGTTCGCCGCGGCGGAAGGCGAAGCGGTGGCGGCCCCCACGGCGGGGCTCCACTTCACGCCCGCGCTGATCTCCGCCCTCGAATCGCGCGGTTGCGGCTGGCATCCGGTGCGGCTCCACGTGGGGCTCGGCACCTTCCGGCCCATGACCGCCGACCGCCTCGAAGACCACGCCATGCACGAGGAGCGCTTCGAGATCCCCGCGGCCACGGCCGTCGCCCTGGAGCCCGTCCTGCGGGACCGCTCCCGGCCCGTGCTGTGCGTGGGCACAACCTCCCTGCGCACCCTCGAAGGCGCCTGGGACGGCGCGAGCCTGGCGCGGGAGGGCGCCACGCGGCTGTTCATCACGCCCGGCTACTGCCTCCGCACCGCCGACCACCTGCTGACGAACTTCCACCTGCCGGAGAGCACCCTGTTCGTCCTGGTGTCGGCGCTCCTGGGCCTCGACCTCGCCCAGGCGGCCTACGCCGAAGCGGTGAAGGCGCGGTACCGGTTCTTCAGCTACGGCGACGCCATGCTGATCTTGAACGCGCGGTCGTCCGGCTAGAGGTATTCCACGAACTGGTGGATTACCGGGATGCGATGGCGCTTGCCCTTGGTGGCCTGGAGGATGCTCGTCACCGACATGCCCAGGCACCACAGGAGCCACAGCGGCAGGAAGAACCGGACGGAGATGGGCCCGAAGATCGGGAACAGGCCCAGGATCAGCATCGCCAGGGTGACGGAGCACTCCGTGAAGGCCAGGATCACGCCCTGGCGCGCGTGCCACAGGAGCTCGGGATCCTCGCGGTTGCGCATGTAGGGCAGGAAGGCCCAGGGACCCGCGTAGCACAGGATCAGGTCTCGCAGGCGCTCCCCGACGTAGAGGGGAGTCTGGACATCCACGGGCACGGCAACCTCCGGCTCGAGGATAGCGCCTAGCGTCCCCGCAGGGCCACCAGCAGAGCCATCAGGAGCAACACCACCGCGTAGCTCTGCTTCAGCCTGGCGCCCCGGATCCGGGTGGCCGCGCGGGCGCCGGCGAGGGCCCCGACCGCGAATCCCCCTGCCACGCCCGCGATCACCACCCACGGCAGCCCGCCCTGGGCCTTGGCGTACACGTAGACCCCCGGCAGGCCGATGGGCGGAAGCAGCATCATCAGGCTGGTGAGCTGCGCTTCGTGCTGGGTCATCCGGAACCGCGCCGCCAGCAGGGGAATCACCACCACCGCGCCGCCCAAGCCCGTCAGGCCCGACACCACCCCCGCCAGCAGACCGATGGGAAGGCCCCAGGACCACAGGCCCGTGGACAGGTCCAGGGGCTCGATGCTGCGGTCCACCGCCGGCGGTTCCGCCCGGGAGAAGGTCTTGAGGGCGAGGAACACCAGGAAGGCGGCGTACCCCCAGCGGAGGGTCTCGGAGGGAATGAGGTTGGCGACCTGCGCCCCGCCGTAGATCCCGAACAGGAAAGCCAGGACCAGAACGCCCACCAGCCGCACGCTGCTGTGGATCCCCCGGCTGCGGTACTGGAGCACGGCGGGCAGTCCCGTGGGCAGCAGCATGGCCGCGAGGGTGGCCCCCTGCGCGCGGTGCTGGTCGAGGTGCAGGACCGCGGCCAGGAGCGGGACCATCACGCTTCCGCCTCCCACGCCGAACAGCCCCGAGAGAAGCCCCCCGCACAGCCCCGTTCCCAGGCCGGCCAGAAAGGGGTGCGAATCCGCGAGCACGGGACCTCCCAGGGAGGGAACCCGCCGCGGGCCGGCGCCCCTTTCCTGATTCTCGCGTCCGCTGTGGTCCAATGGAAGTCCGGAGGCCCAGGGTGCAGCTCCAGTTCAACGACGACGTGGTGCTCGACAGCCGGCGGGCGGTGTGGCTGCCGCGCCAGCGGACCCTCGTCCTGTCGGACCTCTTCTTCGGGCTGGGAGCCGCGCGCCGCCGCCGGCCGGATCCCCTGCCCGCCGCCCCCCAGCTCGAGATCTGGGAGCGCCTGTTCAGCCTCATCGACGACCACGATCCGGCCCAGATCGCCCTGCTCGGCGACCTCAAGCCCAACCAGGGCTCCCTGGAGGGCGACGAGGCGGACGAGCTGCGCACCATCTTCCGCAAGCTCCAGGGCGGAGGACGCCAGGTGGTGCAGGTGGTGGGCCACCCCGAGCGCAGCGGCGGACCCGCCCTCCAGGGGACGGGCATCCAGCCGGTGGAGCAGCACCGCGTGGGTCCCTTCACCCTGATGCACCGCCGCCGGATCTTCGTCTATCCCCGCCACGACTCGTCCCAGGGCTTCTGGATCAACGGCGGCGTGCACCCCCTCTTCGCGGTCCCCGGCCCCGGCCCCACCGGGGAGCCCGATTGGATGCGCCTTCCGGCCTTCCTCTACACCGGCTTCGCCCTGGTCATGCCGCCCTTCGTCAGCTACGCCCAGGGCTTCGAGGTCATCCAGGGCGAGCGCCTGCCGCGCCAGGCCCGCGCCTGGAAGCTGCTGGCGGACCGGCTCAGCCCCCTGGACCTGACGCAACTCCCGCCGGCCCCGGAGCACCTCCGCACCCTCACGCGGCCGGTCCGGAAATCCCGGGAACCCGGCGCCAAGCCCGCGGAATAGGCCTACTTCTTCTTGGCCTTCGGCAGGCCCGCCCCGCCGCGGAACGCCCGGCCGTCGTCCAGCTGGAGGTCCCAACCCAGCCGGTCGCCCTTTTTCAGGCCCACCCGCTTGAAGGTGCCGGCGGGAAATTCGATGAAGTGGCGGGCGGGCACCATGCCGCCGTAGGTGGGGCAGTCGTCGCCGCGCATGGGGCTGCAGGGCGGGACCTGCTCGGCGGTCTCCACCACGCGCCCTTCGGCGTCCACCCACGCCACGTCCAGGGCGATCAGGCAGTTCTTCATCCAGATGGCGTGGCTGCCGTCCTCGCCGTAGACGAAGAACATGCAGCGGTCCTTCGCCAGGCTCTGGCGGTACATCAGGCCCTTGGCCTTCTCGGGTTCCGTGGAGGCCACCTCGGCCATGAACGCCGTCTGCTTGAAGGCGACGGTACCCCCGCCTCCCGCCAGCAGCGGCAGGGACAGCAGGGCGGCGAAGAATGGGCGCATGCGGACTCCTGGGGGCTCCATTATCCGCGAAGTGCCGCGAACCCGGATCATTATACCTCGCAAGATGTGGCACCCTGGAGGGGCCATGCGTTCCTTCGCTTTGCCGCCCTTGGTCCTTCCCCTGCTCTGCGCGCATCTCATCGCGGTGGGCCCGGACGCGGGCCTTCGCGCCCTGCGCACCCGAGAGGCCATCCGCCTCGACGGCCGCCTGGACGAGGCCGTCTGGCGGGAAGCGGCCTGCGCCTCGGACTTCACGCAGGAGTGGCCCCAGCGCGGCCGGCCCGCCCGGCAGCGCACCGAGGTGCGCTGCCTCTACGACGACCGCTTCCTCTACGTGGGCGCGCGGATGCACCACGACCGCGCCCTCGACGGCGGCCGCGCCACGGTGGTGCGCCGGCTCCACCGCCGAGACCAGGACAGTCAGGGGGACTGGTTCGGCGTGGCCCTGGACACCACCTGCGACCGCCGCACCGCCCTCGTCTTCGAGGTGAACGCCGCCGGCGTGCAGAAGGACCAAGTCATCTACGGCGACACCACCTTCGACGCGAGCTGGGACGGCGTATGGGAAAGCGCCGTCTCCACGGACGAGGAGGGCTGGACGGCGGAGTTGAAGATCCCGCTGTCCCTGCTCCGCTTCCGGGCCGGCGGCGGCCCGCTCGCCTGGGGCGTGAACTTCAGCCGCGTGGATCAGGGCGCGCTGCGGGAATCGACCCGCTGGAAGGTGGTGCCCCGCGGCGAGAACGGATTCGTCAGCCGCTTCCCGGACCTCACGGGCCTGGAGGGCCTGGCGCCCCAGCCGCGGCGGGAGTTCATCCCCTACCTGGGCGCCTCCCGGAAATTCGAAACCGCCCGCGCCTTCGACGACCGCCGGTTCGAAGGGCGCGCCGGCTTGGACGCCCGCTGGAGCCCCGATTCCCACAGCCAAGTGGACCTCTCCGTCCGCCCCGACTTCGGGCAGGTGGAGGTGGACCAGACGGTGCTCAACCTCGGCACCGTGGAGACCTTCTTCCCCGAGAAGCGGCCGTTCTTCCTCGAAGGCATGGACGTGTTCCGGGTGGCGGGGCCCGATCTCCTCTACAGCCGTCGAATTGGACATGGATTGTCCGATCCGGATCTGAATCCTGGCGAGACCTTGCAGGACCGGCCCGGCGCCACCGACATCACCGCCGCCGCGAAGTACACCGCCAAGTACGCGTCGGGCACCAACCTCGGGATCCTGGGCGCCAGCGTGGAACCGGCGCGCGCCACGCTCCAGGACGCGGAAGGCAGGTCCTTCCCGCGCGAGATCTCCCCCCTTTCCAACTTCGGCGTGGTCCGCGTCCAGCAGTTGATGGACGGGCGCGGGAGCTACCTCGGCGGGTTCGTGTCGGAGATGCGGCAGGCCGGCCCCGAAGGGCGCGCCGCCCAGGTCCAGGCGGTGGACGGGGCCTACACGACGCAGGACCGCGGGGGCCTGCTGGAGGCCACCCTCGTCCGCAGCCAGGCGGGGCCCAAGGACGACCAGGCCCAGGGCTGGCGCGGCCGGCTGCGGGCCCACGGGGAATGGCGCAGCGGCTGGAGCGCGGAGTTCCAGGCCATCAACGCCAGCCGCGACTACGATCCCAACGACGTGGGCTACCTCAACCGCGCGGACGAGCGGAAGACCTACGCCGAACTCGCGCGCCGCTGGGATCGCACCTGGGGCGTCCTGCGCAACTGGGAGTGGGGCGTGGCCCACACCGCCGCCCAGGACCAGGCGGGGCGCACGTTCCAGCGCAGCCTCAACACCTGGGCCCGCACCGACTTCACCAACTTCGTCTCCCTGTGGGGCGGCGGCGGCGTGGACCTGGCCGCCGACGACGATCGGGAGCTGCGCACCTACACGGAGCCCTGCAAGAAGTACCTGGCCCGGCCCAGCCTGCCCTGGGCGAACCTCGGCATCGACACGCCGGGCAACCGGCCGTGGTACCTCAAGCTCACCACCAGCCGCTCCTGGTCGGAGGGCGGGCCGTCCACGGATGCCACCCTGTTCCAGATCGTGAAGCCCGCGGACCGGATGGAGCTCCAGTTCTCGACCTCCATCAGCCGGGAGGAAGGCGAGCTGAAGTGGCTGGAGACGCCCGCCACCACACCCATCGTGGGCCTCCGCCGCCTCAGCCAGTTCAACCAGACCCTGCGCGTGGCCTACGCGTTTCATCCCAACCTGACCGTCCAGCTGTTCAGCCAGTGGCTGGCCGCCAACTGGAACTACCGCGACCTGAAGCACTACGTGGACGACCAGACCCTGGCCTCGGGCCTGCCCGACGACCAGCCGCTGGGCACCAGTCCCGAGACCGCCTTCAGCTACCGCACCTGGAACGTGAACCTGATCACGCGCTGGGAATTCCGGCCGGGCTCCGCCTTCTTCCTGGTCTACACCCACGGGGCGAGCACGGACGCCCTCATCAACGACCGGGCCAGCCTGTCGCCCCGCCCGGACCTCGCCATCCTCCGCCGCCTCCCGTCGGACGACATCGTCCAGGCCAAGATCAGCTGGCTGTTTCGCTGAGCCACGCCGCGACGCGATCCGCGTCGGCCTCCGTGTGGAACCCGTGGAAGGCGATGCGGAGGTAGCCCTCGCGCACCGACGCGAAGACGCCGTGGCGGTAGCCGCTGTGAAGGAGCGCCTGCATGCGGTCCGCGCCGCGGCCTTCGTGATGGAAGCCGAGGATGGAGCCCAGGCGTCCGGCCCCCAGAAGCGCTTCCAGGCGCTCGGCGTCGGCGGCCCACGAGGACCCGCGCAGTCCCGCCAGGAGCCGCCGCTGGAGTTCGCCCACATGAGCGGAGATGGCGGGCACGCCCGCGCCGTTGATCAGGCGGAGGGATTCTCCGAGGGCGGAGGTCAGCAGCAGATTGGGACCGCCCGGCTCCAGCGATCGGCCATCCGGCAACCAGGCGCGGTTGAAGTCCGTGGACGGCCGCGAGAAGTCCGTGGCCTCCTCCACCGACAGCCATGTGCCCGAAGGCGACAAGGACTGTCGAAACGCCTCTTCCGTCCACAGGAGGCCCAGCCCCTGGGGCGCCAGCAGGCCCTTGTGGACGCCGGTGGCGAACGCGGCCAGCCCCTCCAGGTTTCCGGGCACGGTTCCTGCGGCCTGGATCCCGTCCACCACCAGGTGGACGCCCCGCTCCCGGCAGCCCGCCGCGAGCCGCCCCAGGTCGAGCTTGAGCCCGTCCTGGAAGCGCACCCAGGAGACGGCAAGGATCCGCGTGCGGGGTCCCAGGGCCTCCAGCAGCCGGGCCTCGGGGTTCACCCCCAGCGTGGGCGGCGCGCTGGCCCAGGCTTCAGCCCCGGCGGAGTGGCCCTCCCACAGCGGCACCTCGCGGAACGCCACGCCTCGGTTGCGAAGGGCCAGCCAGGGCCACGCGTTGGAGGGGAACTCGCCCAGCGGCGCCACCACCTCGTCTCCCGCGTGCCACGGAAAGCCCTGGGCCACCGCCAGAAGGCCGGTGGAGGTGCTGGCGCACAGGCTGACGTCCTCGGGCCGGCCGCCGAGCAGGGCCGCGCCCTCCCGCCGCGCCGCCGAGGGCAGGCCCTGGAAATCCTCCTCCCAGCGCACCTCCCAGGGCCGCAGCTCCTTGCCGAGAAACGCGGCTGCCGCCTCCGCCGCGGCGCGGGGAATGGGTCCTTCGGAGCAGTGCATCACCCACAGCCGGGCCGGATCCAGGTCGAACAGGGCCGGAGCGAGGGGGGGAGCGCTCATCCCCGACCCGCCGCCAGCAGGGCCTTGAGGCCCACGGGATAGAGGGGTTCCACCACTTCGCGCACCGCGGCGGCGTACTGCTGGATCTCCCACTGGGCGTGGCCGTCCGCCCGCAGGCGGATGAAGTGGGCCACGGCCTGCAGGCTGACGGTCCAGTAGACCTCCGAGTACAGCGCCACCGGCAGGACGCAGCGGGCCTGCTCGCGGCAGACGCCCAGGGTCAGCAGTTCCTTGTAGTGGGTCACGGCGCCGCGACAGCTCTCCAGGTAGCTCTCCTGCGCCCGGCCGCGATTCGCTGCGTCGATCTCGCCCTCGCTGCCCTGCTTGTTCACCTTCGCCTGGCGGCGGAACGCGGCAGGGACGAAGAACTCGTCCTCCGGAAACTCCACGTAGCGGCCGCTGATCTCGTTGAACTCCGATCCGATCCGATGCTTCATCCACTGCCGGAACACGAAGATCGGCGCCTTCACGTGCAGCGTCAGCGCCGTATGGCGGAAGGGCGAGGTGTGCTCGTGCTCCGCCAGATAGGCCACCAGCTTCGCGTCGCCGTCCTCGAAGGCCTCCTTCTTCTTCCCGAAGGACACCCGCGCCGCGTTCACCACCGACAGGTCGGAGCCCATGTGGTCCACGAGGCGGACGAAGCCCTTGTCCAGCACCTTGATCTCGGGATTCGCCATGGAGGACTCCGGGCTTCCAGCTTCGCGCGACCCCTGGGAGAATGGAAGGTCCGCCGGGAGCCCCCTGCAGTTCTTCTTCGCCCCTTCGGGGCTCAGGGCTGGAAGGCCCTGAACGCTACTCGCGACAGTCCCGCATTCGACCCATCTCCCCGGGAGCCACCCATGCAGTTCTTCATCGACACCGCCAACATCGACGAGATCAAGCGCATCCACGCGTTGGGGGTCCTCGACGGCGTGACCACCAACCCCAGTCTCATCGCCAAGGAGACGGGCAAGCCCTTCGAGGCCATCATCGAGGAGATCTGCGCGATCGTGGATGGTCCCATCAGCGCCGAGGTGATCGGGCTGGAGGCGCCGGGGATGATCGAGGAGGGCCGCCGCCTGTCGAAGATCCACCGGAACGTGGTGGTGAAGCTGCCGCTCATCGCGGAAGGACTGAAGGCCTGCAAAGCGCTCAGCGCGGAGGGGATCCGCACCAACGTGACCCTGTGCTTCAGCGCCACCCAGGCCCTGATGGCCGCCAAGGCCGGCGCCACCTACGTGTCCCCCTTCGTGGGCCGCCTGGACGACATCAACCTCGACGGGATGGAATTGATCCGCGAGATCGCCGCCATCTACGAGAACTACGGCTTCGAGACGCAGGTCCTGGCCGCCAGCATCCGCCAGCCCCGCCACGTGACCGACGCCGCCCTCGCCGGCGCCCACGTCGCCACCATCCCCACCAAGGTCTTCGACCAGATGCTCAAGCACCCCCTCACCGACAAGGGCGTCGAAGGCTTCCTGGCGGACTGGAAAAAGAGCGGGCGCTGAGGACGGGGCAGCTTCGGGGATTCGTGATCGATTCCTGAAACGCCCCCGGTACCATGGCGCTGGCCCCGATCCGGGCCGGAGGCTTTCCATGGATGCCATTACGTCTGTCCTTCGCCGCTGCGAGATCTTCTCGGGGCTTTCCGACGCCGATCTGGGCGTGATCGCCCAGGCCGCCCGCCGCCGGGAGGTGCCCGCCGGAACGCGCCTGTTCGAGCAGGGCGAGCCCCGCGCCGGGGCCATCGTCATCGCCGAGGGGCGGGTGGAGATCAGCCGCGACAACGGGGACGGCCCCGAGCCGGTGGTCATCCTCGGCCCCGGCGACGTGGCGGGCGAACAATCCTTCCTGGCGGGCAGCACCCACACGGCCACCGGCGTGGCCCTCACCCCCGCCGTCCTCCTGGACCTCGAGCGGGACGCGGTCCTTCAGAACCTGCGCGGGGACGGCAGCGCCGCCATCGCCGTGCTCAGCAAAGTGGCCAACGTCCTCCACCGGCGCATCCTCTACTCGGCCACGCCGCGGACAGGCCGCGAGCAGGCCTACGCCAGCGGCCGGACCCGCACCGAATCCGACCTGATCGGCCCCCTGGACGTCCCAGAGGACGCCCTGTTCGGGGTCCAGACCCTGCGGGCCGTCCACAACTTCCCCATCACGGGGACGCCCACGAGCCACTTCCCCGCCATGATCCGCGCCCTGGCCATGGTCAAGCAGGCCGCCGCCCGGGCCAATGCCAGCCTCGACCTGCTGGATCCCGCCATCGCGGACGCCATCGACCGGGCCTCGCAGGAAATCATCGACGGCCACTGGCACGGCCACTTCCCCACGGACATGATCCAGGGCGGCGCCGGCACCTCCACCAACATGAACGCCAACGAGGTGATCGCCAACCGCGCCCTGGAGCTGCTGGGCCGCCGGCGCGGCGAGTACGCCCACTGCCATCCCAACGACCACGTGAACCTCGGGCAGAGCACCAACGACGTCTATCCCACGGCCCTGCGCCTGAGCGCGATCTTCATGCTGAAGAACCTGCTGGACGCCATGGATCGGCTCAAGGCCGCCCTCCACGCCAAGGGCCGCGAATTCTCCGACGTCATCAAGATGGGCCGCACCCAGCTCCAGGACGCCGTGCCCATGACCCTGGGCCAGGAATTCGAAGCCTTTGCCGTCACCACGGGCGAGGACATCCAGCGCCTGAAGGAGACCGCGCGCCTGTTCCTGGAAGTGAACATGGGCGGCACGGCCATCGGCACCGGCATCTGCGCCGATCCCCGCTATCCCGAAGTGGTGGTCGCCGAGCTGCGCAAGGTGACGGGCCTGGAAGTGGTGCTGGCCGAGAACCTGGTGGAGGCCACGCCGGACACCGGGGCCTTCGTGATGTTCTCCGGCGTGGTCAAGCGCGCCGCCGTGAAGCTCAGCAAGCTGTGCAACGACCTGCGCCTGCTCAGCAGCGGTCCCCGCTGCGGCTTCGGCGAGATCAACCTCCCGCCCATGCAGCCCGGAAGCAGCATCATGCCCGGCAAGGTGAATCCCGTGATCCCCGAGGTCGTGAACCAGGTGGCCTACCAGGTCATCGGGAACGACCTGACCATCACCCTCGCCGCCGAGGCCGGCCAGCTCCAGTTGAACGTGATGGAGCCGGTCCTCGCCTACAGCCTGGCCACCAGCCTGCGCACGCTGACGGCGGCGGTGAACGTGCTCACCACCAAGTGCATCGTGGGCATCACTGCCAACCGCGACCGCTGCCGCGATCTGGTCGAGCACAGCATCGGCATCGTCACCGCCGTGATGCCCGCCATCGGCTACAAGCGCGCCACGGAAGTGGCCAAGGAGGCCCTGGAGACGGGCGTTCCCGTCCGGGAACTGATCCTCCGCAAAGGCTACCTCAGCGCCGCCGAACTGGACGAGGCGCTCAGCCTGGAGGCCATGACGCAGCCGCGGCCCATGCGCTGAAGGGCGCGGAGAGAGGCGGCTCCGCGCTATCCTGGCGGCTGATCCCCCCTTGATCGGCCGCCTTGCGAACGTCCCCGGAGCCGCCATGTCCTTCGAGAAGAAGATCGAGCTATTGAAGGCCAAGCACGCCCAGGCCCTGGCCGGGGGCGGCGAAGCGCGGATCGCGAAACAGCACGAAGGCGGAAAGCTCACCGCCCGGGAGCGGATCGCGGCGTTCCTCGACGAGGGCTCATTCGAGGAAGTGGACGCGCTGGTGGTCCACCGGAACTGGGGCGTGGAGAAGATTCCCGGGGACGGCGTCATCGCGGGCGTCGGGCGGGTGGACGGCCGCCCGGTGGCTGTGTTCGCCCAGGACTTCACCGTGTTCGGCGGTTCGCTCAGCGAAGCCTACGCCCGGAAGATCTGCAAGGTGATGGACCTGGCCATGAAGGTGGGCTGCCCGGTGGTCGGGCTCAACGACAGCGGGGGCGCGCGCATCCAGGAGGGCGTCGTCTCTCTCGGCGGCTACGCGGACATCTTCCTGCGCAATACGCTCGCCTCGGGCGTCATTCCCCAGCTCAGCCTGATCATGGGGCCCTGCGCCGGCGGCGCCGTCTACAGCCCCGCCATCACGGACTTCATCACGATGGTGCGGGGGACGAGCTACATGTTCGTCACCGGCCCCGACGTCATCAAGGCCGTGACGCACGAGGAGGTCACCAAAGAGGAGTTGGGCGGCGCCGCCACCCACGCAGCGAAATCCGGCGTGGCCCACTTCGTCACCCCCAATGACCTGGCCGCCCTGGCCCACGCCCGCGAGCTGCTGTCCTTCCTTCCCAGCAACAACCTGGGCGAGGCTCCCCGCCGCGCCCCAAAAGCCGCCATGCCCGTGGAGAATCCGGAGCTGGACCAAATCATTCCCGAGGATCCCTCCAAGCCCTACGACATCCGCGACATCATCCGCGGGGTGGTGGACGACGCCCATTTCTTTGAGGTGCACGAAGCCTTCGCGCCCAACCTGGTGGTGGGATTCGCGCGCATCGACGGGCGCAGCGTGGGCGTGGTGGCCAATCAGCCCGCCTTCTACGCCGGCGTTCTCGATATCGCGTCCAGCGAAAAGGGCGCCCGCTTCGTCCGCTTCTGCGACGCCTTCAACATCCCGCTCATCACCTTCGAGGACGTGCCCGGCTTCCTGCCCGGCGTCACCCAGGAGCACGGCGGCATCATCCGCCACGGCGCCAAACTGCTGTTCGCCTTCTGCGAGGCGACCGTCCCAAAGATCACCATCATCACCCGCAAGGCCTACGGCGGCGCCTACTGCGTGATGGCCAGCAAGCACATCCGCACGGACTTCAACTTCGCCTATCCCACCGCGGAGATCGCCGTGATGGGCGCCGAGGGCGCCATGAACGTGCTGCACGGCAAATCCATCGCCATCGCCCCCGATCCCGCCGCCCGCAAGGCGGAACTGGTGGCCGAGTACAACGAGAAGTTCGCCAACCCCTACATCGCCGCCGAGCACGGCTTCGTGGACGAAGTCATCCTTCCCCGCGACACGCGCCGGAAGCTGATCAAGGCCCTGGCCTTCCTCGAAACCAAGCGGGACACCATGCCTCCCAAGAAGCACGGGAACATTCCGCTGTAGGAGCCTTCATGCGCCGCCTCGTCTTCTGCCTGAGCCTCCCCCTCCTGGCCCAGGAGGGCTCCGCCGCCTTCTTCAAAGGCGATCCCAAGGCGGTGATGGCCGCCTGCGCCGATCGGGCCCGGACCATCGACGCCAAAGACTCCCGACTGCTGGCGGAGTACGGACGCGCCTACCTTTTGGCAGGCAGCCGCGACAAGGCGGAGGCCGCCTTCAAAGCCGCAGTCCGCTCCGATCCCAAGGACGGAGAAACCTACCGGCTCATCGCAGTGGCTTGGCTCTCCGCGGGACGGAGGCCCGAAGCCCTTGCAGCTTTCGAAACCATGCAGGCCGTGGACCCGAAGGCCCGGAATGTCTTCCAACGTGCCGCCGTCAATCTCCTGGATGCTGGTTGC comes from the Geothrix sp. 21YS21S-4 genome and includes:
- the queA gene encoding tRNA preQ1(34) S-adenosylmethionine ribosyltransferase-isomerase QueA, which translates into the protein MLRSDFHFDLPPDLIAQHPAKDRDGARLLVVDAPSGTWSHRGIRDLPELVPTGSLCIPNDVRVRHARLFLRRSGGGAGEALLLRSLGEGRFEALIRPGARLKPGASATVVDPASGAELARLDVLETLPEGLRRVRVHADHGLDWDEIDRIGRLPLPPYIEHAAEAEDETRYQTVFAAAEGEAVAAPTAGLHFTPALISALESRGCGWHPVRLHVGLGTFRPMTADRLEDHAMHEERFEIPAATAVALEPVLRDRSRPVLCVGTTSLRTLEGAWDGASLAREGATRLFITPGYCLRTADHLLTNFHLPESTLFVLVSALLGLDLAQAAYAEAVKARYRFFSYGDAMLILNARSSG
- a CDS encoding sulfite exporter TauE/SafE family protein, which gives rise to MLADSHPFLAGLGTGLCGGLLSGLFGVGGGSVMVPLLAAVLHLDQHRAQGATLAAMLLPTGLPAVLQYRSRGIHSSVRLVGVLVLAFLFGIYGGAQVANLIPSETLRWGYAAFLVFLALKTFSRAEPPAVDRSIEPLDLSTGLWSWGLPIGLLAGVVSGLTGLGGAVVVIPLLAARFRMTQHEAQLTSLMMLLPPIGLPGVYVYAKAQGGLPWVVIAGVAGGFAVGALAGARAATRIRGARLKQSYAVVLLLMALLVALRGR
- a CDS encoding DUF192 domain-containing protein, with the translated sequence MRPFFAALLSLPLLAGGGGTVAFKQTAFMAEVASTEPEKAKGLMYRQSLAKDRCMFFVYGEDGSHAIWMKNCLIALDVAWVDAEGRVVETAEQVPPCSPMRGDDCPTYGGMVPARHFIEFPAGTFKRVGLKKGDRLGWDLQLDDGRAFRGGAGLPKAKKK
- a CDS encoding DUF5916 domain-containing protein; this translates as MRSFALPPLVLPLLCAHLIAVGPDAGLRALRTREAIRLDGRLDEAVWREAACASDFTQEWPQRGRPARQRTEVRCLYDDRFLYVGARMHHDRALDGGRATVVRRLHRRDQDSQGDWFGVALDTTCDRRTALVFEVNAAGVQKDQVIYGDTTFDASWDGVWESAVSTDEEGWTAELKIPLSLLRFRAGGGPLAWGVNFSRVDQGALRESTRWKVVPRGENGFVSRFPDLTGLEGLAPQPRREFIPYLGASRKFETARAFDDRRFEGRAGLDARWSPDSHSQVDLSVRPDFGQVEVDQTVLNLGTVETFFPEKRPFFLEGMDVFRVAGPDLLYSRRIGHGLSDPDLNPGETLQDRPGATDITAAAKYTAKYASGTNLGILGASVEPARATLQDAEGRSFPREISPLSNFGVVRVQQLMDGRGSYLGGFVSEMRQAGPEGRAAQVQAVDGAYTTQDRGGLLEATLVRSQAGPKDDQAQGWRGRLRAHGEWRSGWSAEFQAINASRDYDPNDVGYLNRADERKTYAELARRWDRTWGVLRNWEWGVAHTAAQDQAGRTFQRSLNTWARTDFTNFVSLWGGGGVDLAADDDRELRTYTEPCKKYLARPSLPWANLGIDTPGNRPWYLKLTTSRSWSEGGPSTDATLFQIVKPADRMELQFSTSISREEGELKWLETPATTPIVGLRRLSQFNQTLRVAYAFHPNLTVQLFSQWLAANWNYRDLKHYVDDQTLASGLPDDQPLGTSPETAFSYRTWNVNLITRWEFRPGSAFFLVYTHGASTDALINDRASLSPRPDLAILRRLPSDDIVQAKISWLFR
- a CDS encoding aminotransferase class V-fold PLP-dependent enzyme is translated as MSAPPLAPALFDLDPARLWVMHCSEGPIPRAAAEAAAAFLGKELRPWEVRWEEDFQGLPSAARREGAALLGGRPEDVSLCASTSTGLLAVAQGFPWHAGDEVVAPLGEFPSNAWPWLALRNRGVAFREVPLWEGHSAGAEAWASAPPTLGVNPEARLLEALGPRTRILAVSWVRFQDGLKLDLGRLAAGCRERGVHLVVDGIQAAGTVPGNLEGLAAFATGVHKGLLAPQGLGLLWTEEAFRQSLSPSGTWLSVEEATDFSRPSTDFNRAWLPDGRSLEPGGPNLLLTSALGESLRLINGAGVPAISAHVGELQRRLLAGLRGSSWAADAERLEALLGAGRLGSILGFHHEGRGADRMQALLHSGYRHGVFASVREGYLRIAFHGFHTEADADRVAAWLSETAS
- the thyX gene encoding FAD-dependent thymidylate synthase, translating into MANPEIKVLDKGFVRLVDHMGSDLSVVNAARVSFGKKKEAFEDGDAKLVAYLAEHEHTSPFRHTALTLHVKAPIFVFRQWMKHRIGSEFNEISGRYVEFPEDEFFVPAAFRRQAKVNKQGSEGEIDAANRGRAQESYLESCRGAVTHYKELLTLGVCREQARCVLPVALYSEVYWTVSLQAVAHFIRLRADGHAQWEIQQYAAAVREVVEPLYPVGLKALLAAGRG
- the fsa gene encoding fructose-6-phosphate aldolase; the protein is MQFFIDTANIDEIKRIHALGVLDGVTTNPSLIAKETGKPFEAIIEEICAIVDGPISAEVIGLEAPGMIEEGRRLSKIHRNVVVKLPLIAEGLKACKALSAEGIRTNVTLCFSATQALMAAKAGATYVSPFVGRLDDINLDGMELIREIAAIYENYGFETQVLAASIRQPRHVTDAALAGAHVATIPTKVFDQMLKHPLTDKGVEGFLADWKKSGR